CCCATCGCTTCGTCTGCCACCAGTCTCACCCCGCTCCCCAGTACTGCTCCATCCTCTGTGAAGTCTTCCAATTCAGCCACCTCCAACCACCCGGTGGCCCCACTCTCCACACCTGCTGCTGCGTTTCCTTCCAGGGTTGGTTGCGCCAGCAAATCTGCCACTAAAAAAACGATCCGGACCTTCGATGTCAACTCTTATGTGGACTTTGAGAGGATCTATCACTACATGAGCGCCCTGCACGAGACGGACGACAAGCGCCCTCTCACCCCCATGGGTGAGTTGGAGATCCATTGTTTATTTCAATGTTCACAGCATGTCACAGTTTTAAACAATGGCCACATTAAACAAGTAACATCCAATCTTTGAGTTCACCACATCGAAGTCATCTTAGGCGATGACGTTTTTTGGAGCCAGAGTAAATTGATCCCCATTAACGAGGTCCCGCCGATACACACGCACGAACAATagggagtcagtctcagctgtcaatcatgatgttctATCTAGATTTCATGCCTCCGCGCCGGCGATAACTAGTGGCttgaggcattatgttttttgattttctgtatgtatgtatgttcatctgtcccattcttgtgaatgTAAGATCTCTGGAACACCTTGTGGAAGTTTCTTTAAACTTGGTAGAAACTAGAATTATCATACTATGGTTGTATGCCTCCGTTAAACAATGCAGATtctatttacatatattttctttccagattcatataaggtcactgtgaccttttaCTTTTGACCACTGAAAGTgaatcagtttatctttgaATATAGAAATTTGAAAGCATGTTCTTGAGGTGTTCCTGACATTCACCAGGcaaaaagtgtgtttttgtaaggtcacagtgactgaTTTTTAATCAGGTCATTCATGAGTGCACAGACACCCACACGCTGACACCGCTTTCAATTTATCGCTCACTGTCTCCCACAATATCATCACTGATCATCACATAGTCATCGTCACTTTTCTTCACTTGAGGCAAGTCTTTCTTCAGAGCTTCGCGCGCATTCATCAGCCCGTCCAGCTCggtctcttcccctctctctctcgtttgctgacacatgcacaaacagtgTGATCAGACACATGTGTAAAgtcagactgggtaaaaacaaccGAATTTGTAACCCATGTATGGAGACCTTCATCTTTTCTTCCGTCTAAGTGAATGGTTTTACCAAATTTGAATACTAACAAATTAGATTTCATTggtcaaaggtaaaggtcacCGTTACCTCATGTTATTGTGAATACAATAAATGTCTGGAACACCTGAAGGGAGGGAAACTGCACTGATTggtggaggcatacaaccaTAGGGTGGTAATTCATGTTATATAAAAATAAGCAGTTAAAAACTGAGCGCTGAGCAGAAAAAACTACCTAAATTTGTACCATCCttgagaaaatatttattatgataTGTATTTAGATGGAAGTGGAGCTGTCATGTtctttgttcatttattttcatttttgtatttatattaatagATTGTTAGAATGAAAATATTACAAGCACAAGGCTAAATTATCAGACtggcaaatgtatttaaaaaaaaaaaacaccaatctTAAGAAAGCCTTTACCATCCcaagacataaataaatatgtaaactaATAAAGATCAGATTTCCTTATTGGTAGGAATgcatagaattttttttttccgtatTCAACTTATTAATTGTTTCTTATCAATTTATAACCTCGTCCTTCTCCTCCAGAGGGTGCTATCGTGTTGGACCTGTTGATGTCTCTTCCAGAGGAGCTTTCCCTGCTGccctgcaccaaactgcacaaacaTCTGATCCAGGTACAGCTTGTTACACTATAGTCAGTTGGATGCTGACAGACAATAGATTCATTTTAGTCTGCGTTTTATCTTTGGAACAAGGTTTGGCCATTATCTCTGCTGCATCTGTGAGCAAAGAACTACTGACCTCTGGTTAGGAAATGTATGTTAACACTAGTTAAGCTGCTCAGTAAATTTGTTTTCACGTTACCTGGTTTAAGTCAGAAGTTGTTTaccaaaaataatttgaaagGCAAATggaaaccaaaataaaactgttcGGATTGGATTGATCATATAATTAGTTTCATTGGCCGTAATTCACTAAATATGCGCGCAACTGTTCTTACTCTCCGCAAAAATCTAAGCGCGTGCCAAAATTGTCACCGGAGTCATGACGCGCGTGCACAAGCCAATTTTATTCTTACCCCcctgtgtatgtttgtgattCAGAGTAATTCTAAATCGACAGGCACGTGTCCGCTCTCTGTAATAAGCATACTTCCACGTCTTAATTTTGTCCATATAAAGATATCTATTTGTAATGAACTCAGCGAAGTGCTTGACAGAGAAGTTGAagtgagaagagaaaaatagAATTTCACAGCAGAAACGATTGTTTCGGAGGTGGAAGCCACAAAAGTGACACTTCTCTTTACCGTGTCCTCCAGAGTAAAATAATTTAACCTGGGCTGCAATACCTGAGGCACTGCGtgctgtgtcctgcacacagcaCTATAGCTGTGGACCGCTGATTCAGGATCAGGACAGATGCACATTAAAGGTCCAGTcgtcctgtgtctctgtttcctcctgacTCCCCCTCTGGCCTGCTCTCCTTTTACACTTAAtgaataaacaccatcactgatcgCACGTTATTAGGACACGtacaggactgatgtttactttgtgtttgtttgattcgctatagagtttatgagacacatgtTCAACGTGGCGCTAgcagtcaggacatcagggttaaagtgagcGGAACGATCCGGAGTCATGATCCGACATCATTGATTCATAATGAatacatgtgattatcagtttgtgtgtgtgaagagggacAGAGTTGAGCAGACACACATACTCCTGCACCTCCCACATCCTCTCCCAGTTGTGCCGGTTTCTTTGTGTGGAGCTGAGAGGTGATGAACAAAGGACTAAGCTTCCAGGGCCTCGAGTTTATATTATCTAGGATAGCCTTCATTTGGGCTTACAAATGGTCTGAGGAAGTTCTAAATtagtttgaataaaaacatataatgaTGAATCCCAGATTTGTGTGTCAAACTCTCGGTCTAAGCACAGACTTGTACGCACACACTGTTTGTGATTGAGGCCCATTGAGaagttttttacatttcacattcaTACTGACTGGCCTTTAGAGGTCAGGGCACCCCTACAGACTGTATTGTTCCAGAGTGAAAATACAGCATATCATGTTATGCAACCATTTTAACTCCATAATACGAAGATGTTAGCAAATTTTGCTGAAAACCTAGGAACCTCAAGATTGTTTTACTTTCTCATAAATTAGTTATTTCTACTTGCAGTTCTACTGTTAGTATTTTTAAGAGTTGACTGAATAGCTTTTATCAACATGCAAAACCAAGTTTTAGCAAGCCCCAACATTGATATTGGACTTGACAgtttaaaagtaattttttatattttttttcattatagaACTGTGGTGGGTAAAATTTGAACATGGCGAGCTACAACACAAGATAATTGTCGTTAAACACTGGGTCTATAATATGTCCTTAATGTGTCTGGGGTGTTTTCACACTTGTCCAGCTGTTAATGAATCACCTGAGACAGATTGTAgtgccaggtgtgaacaggtaaCTGAAGCTTAATCGTCTTTAAATGACACATAACCAAAATCTTAAACTTGTTAAACAAGCAGTGGAAGCAGAACCAAGACCTCACAGATTCTTACAAATTAAGTTAAAGAACACGAACCAGAACCCTGTGACAATACAAAAGGACCCAGAACCAGACATGATTAGACTGAATATAATTTGATCTAAGCCCGGGGGGGGAACCTTTGAAGACATGTAAATTCTTGTAAAATAATTGATTAGCACAAACACCCACCTTAATTATCAACTATCAACAATTAACAAACCCTTAAGTCCAGGTTACAATATACCATAGTAATTACTGAGATCACTGTACAATTCTGTGCTAGTATCACTAGCAGGCAAGTTTCAGTAGTCAAGCATTCCCAGAAGCAGTACCAGTCCAAACCTAGTTTGTATCGAGCATGCAAAGATATTTGTACAAACtatttgcttatttatttatatatatatttgcattaACCTTGAACGTCATCCTCCTGTCTCAGATGTACCAACGTCTATCATCCCCTGCTATCTCCATGGAAGGCGGAGAACTGTTTAAAGACCCACAGGATGGACTCGCTGCTCAGACAGGTGGTCAAGACATGCCAGCCTGTCAGCAGAACACTGCTCAGCCCTTTCACAGCAGTGGAGTCCAGGACAGTGAAGAGCCAGAGGCGGCTGAGAGCCAATCATCAGGAACCAAAAACTCCTCCATCCAACCAGGGAAGGACAATGAGATGGGATTCCCCCCCCTCAATCCTTTTTCGGTGCCACTGCAACTTTTGATGCGTAGATAGGTTGCATTGAAAATGTATGAATCAAATCACAGCGTGTTGCTACCCCCAGGAGTCGTCTCATCGTAACATGATTTTCTCGTTTTGATAATactctcaatattttaccatgaTTGTGTAATACTAACATATTTTGTTTTAGAATGTGTTCTTCATGGTAGTATTAGATATTTATGTttcaacaacaaataaagaaattaagtATTTAATGTGAATAACAAAGAATGAAAAttttagaatttattttttataaaagatTCTTAAACCGCTTTCTTAAAGGACTTATCAAGAGTGTTGGTTATTGGAAAAAGGTCAGTTTAAACCAATATTAACAACATTCCTGAGAAAATGGCGTGCAGGCAGGCATATTGTTAAAGGATAGTTGTAATCGCTGGACTCTGGGGAAGAAGTCAGGgcagtaacatgtattgattaGATGTTAATATGAttaagagaaggagagagacgtTCCCTGTGTAATATATCCCCTGATAATCTAGGCCTAAAGAAGCAGACCTGAGCCAGCCCTAAccataagctttatcaaaaaggaaggtctTAAGCCGACTACAGAGGGTGTCTGCTTCCCAAACTGAAGCTTGGAGATGAGTCCAAAGGAGAAGTAGATAGCCGAAGGCTCTGACTCCCATTCTACATTGGAGACTTTATAGGGATGACAATTAATTCCTATAAAATTTGACATTGAATCCCAACTGAAGCTGCTGGCTAATGCTAAACGTAAAGACCGAGTTCACGTAAGCATTAACAACTCACTGCTTCTTCGTAAATGTGGAATGGGCTTGCGCATTTGTCAAACCTAACCTGAccagtgatgacatgtttacTCATCCGCATGCTGTCGAGGTGGCTTTGATGACAATTAGAAACATTTCTGGAGGAAACCTGGTTAATAAGGTAAAACAACAATGATACCACTTTGAATGGAGCGACTAGCTTATCTAAGAGTTTATTGAGAAAAATGACAACCTAGAATGGAGTTGCAGCTATTTTTAACTTCAGTTTATCAACAAATACGAAACCCAAACTAACTCAtaataattgaattgaattgtgttctgtgtttatCACAGAATCCTGGAAAACCCTACAGCCGATACCATTTGTTGAAGTCTACAATGCTCCTGGGGCCCATCAGAATATTTAACCACATTCTCTGGGTTTTTATCAAGCCTAGTCTTTAAAACAGACAGTAATTATTGTTGGTGATTTTAATATTCACGTGGACCTTGATGATTAGAGCctgatgtgtttatttcaacattAGACTCAGT
This sequence is a window from Platichthys flesus chromosome 24, fPlaFle2.1, whole genome shotgun sequence. Protein-coding genes within it:
- the snapc2 gene encoding snRNA-activating protein complex subunit 2 isoform X2, whose product is MVRKPIEMWTHMALAVTGSLNDPICRAFSQMLIVSSTEPRTLRNCDPPQDNRLAKDAGRRLGCSIPQRRMLRLSSKGKRPGTNTAHPFVVFKTPAPTIGRAMRLPVSSNVVRLPNNRIPPPQQQPSNAAGTRPAATSHPPGTAEELVPPTTPQLVSQTVIPVTTCSNTTSEVKSVSVGSLVEQPTQQLSKQKPSTISTLKSHSSSPDMPIASSATSLTPLPSTAPSSVKSSNSATSNHPVAPLSTPAAAFPSRVGCASKSATKKTIRTFDVNSYVDFERIYHYMSALHETDDKRPLTPMEGAIVLDLLMSLPEELSLLPCTKLHKHLIQMYQRLSSPAISMEGGELFKDPQDGLAAQTGGQDMPACQQNTAQPFHSSGVQDSEEPEAAESQSSGTKNSSIQPGKDNEMGFPPLNPFSVPLQLLMRR